One Campylobacter concisus DNA window includes the following coding sequences:
- a CDS encoding phosphoglycerate kinase yields MSEILSINDLELGGAKVFVRCDFNVPMDEFLNITDDRRIRSAIPTIRYCLDNGCSVVLASHLGRPKNGFEEKFSLRGVAKRLSRLLDRDVIFAEDVVGADAKAKVAALKPGEILLLENLRFEKGETKNDEALAKELSEFGEFYINDAFGVCHRAHASVEAITKFYDEKHKAAGFLLQKEINFAQNLIKHPARPFVAVVGGSKVSGKLQALHNLLPRVDKLIIGGGMAFTFLKSMGENIGNSLLEEDLIEDAREILRKGRELGVKIYLPVDVVAAQTFSAESAVKFVPAQEIPSGWMGLDIGPASIRLFKEVIADAQTIWWNGPMGVFEMDKFSKGSIKMSHAIIDTHATTVVGGGDTADVVERAGDADEMTFISTGGGASLELIEGKELPGIKPLRKAAE; encoded by the coding sequence ATGAGTGAAATTTTATCGATAAACGACCTTGAGCTCGGCGGCGCGAAAGTATTTGTTAGGTGCGATTTTAACGTGCCGATGGACGAGTTTTTAAACATCACCGACGACCGCCGTATCCGCTCGGCGATCCCTACGATCCGCTACTGCCTAGATAACGGCTGCAGCGTGGTTTTGGCTAGCCACCTAGGGCGCCCTAAAAACGGCTTCGAGGAGAAATTTTCGCTGCGAGGTGTGGCAAAGAGACTTTCAAGGCTGCTTGATAGAGACGTGATATTTGCCGAGGACGTCGTCGGCGCGGACGCCAAAGCCAAAGTCGCTGCGCTAAAACCGGGCGAAATTTTACTTCTTGAAAATTTGCGCTTTGAAAAGGGCGAAACAAAAAATGACGAAGCTTTAGCAAAAGAGCTTTCAGAATTTGGTGAATTTTATATAAACGACGCGTTTGGCGTCTGCCACAGGGCGCACGCATCGGTTGAAGCGATCACTAAATTTTACGACGAGAAGCACAAAGCGGCGGGATTTTTGCTACAAAAAGAGATAAATTTTGCTCAAAATCTCATCAAACACCCTGCGCGCCCGTTTGTGGCGGTCGTTGGCGGCAGTAAGGTAAGCGGCAAGCTACAAGCCCTACACAACCTGCTTCCGCGCGTGGATAAGCTGATAATCGGCGGCGGTATGGCGTTTACGTTTTTAAAATCAATGGGTGAAAATATCGGAAATTCGCTGCTCGAAGAGGATCTCATCGAGGACGCGCGCGAAATTTTACGCAAGGGCAGGGAGCTCGGCGTTAAAATTTACCTGCCAGTAGACGTCGTCGCGGCTCAGACCTTTTCGGCCGAAAGCGCCGTGAAATTTGTCCCTGCCCAAGAAATACCTAGCGGCTGGATGGGGCTAGATATCGGACCGGCGTCGATTAGGCTCTTTAAAGAGGTCATCGCCGACGCGCAAACCATCTGGTGGAACGGGCCGATGGGCGTTTTTGAGATGGATAAATTTAGCAAAGGTAGCATCAAAATGAGCCACGCTATCATCGACACTCACGCGACTACGGTCGTTGGCGGCGGCGATACGGCCGACGTCGTCGAGCGCGCGGGAGACGCCGACGAGATGACCTTTATCTCCACGGGCGGAGGTGCTAGCTTGGAGCTTATCGAGGGCAAGGAGCTACCTGGCATAAAACCGCTTAGAAAGGCTGCGGAGTGA
- a CDS encoding glycosyltransferase, translating to MKDKIRLILLNDWLYGGGAERSMAVLANELVKDPRYEIYLVLLEDKISFELNSGIKCISFRNSYNFGVFQKLITILLDVFRLIGLIKNLNIDVVLSFQHRSNIINCLSKLLFKKFKSIISERIYTKDFFEHDFKKNFFNNAIKVLYNKADAITCNSVDIKEGLVQFYNCDRDKITVIENAYDAKIITRLGKEEIEVELLPLFAEKEVIVNVGRLDKQKGQEYLIRAFAMLPSRSNYCLLIIGEGALREYLERLISELGLCDFVFLLGYRKNPYKYLSRANIFAFTSLYEGYPNALAEAMVFDNLKIISFDFKAGSKELIGNDEYGKIVRKCDIVGLSQAILDAKNSKNVKHKTLNSIEDLVHDYKKIIE from the coding sequence ATGAAAGATAAAATTAGGCTAATATTATTAAACGACTGGTTGTATGGTGGCGGAGCCGAGAGATCTATGGCGGTTTTAGCCAATGAATTGGTTAAAGACCCTAGATATGAAATATATTTGGTTTTATTAGAAGACAAGATCTCGTTTGAGCTAAATTCTGGTATAAAATGTATCTCTTTTAGAAATAGCTATAATTTTGGCGTTTTCCAAAAGCTTATAACAATTTTATTAGATGTTTTTAGGCTAATAGGCTTAATTAAAAATTTAAATATAGATGTTGTTTTGTCATTTCAACACCGCTCAAACATAATAAATTGTTTGTCTAAGTTGCTATTTAAAAAATTTAAAAGCATCATAAGTGAAAGAATATATACAAAAGATTTTTTTGAGCATGATTTTAAAAAAAATTTCTTTAATAACGCCATAAAAGTACTTTATAATAAGGCTGATGCCATTACTTGCAATTCTGTAGATATTAAAGAAGGGCTTGTTCAATTTTATAATTGTGATAGAGATAAAATTACAGTTATAGAAAATGCTTATGATGCTAAAATTATTACTAGGCTTGGAAAAGAGGAGATAGAAGTAGAGTTGCTTCCTCTTTTTGCTGAAAAGGAGGTTATTGTTAATGTTGGTAGACTGGATAAACAAAAAGGACAAGAGTATCTTATTAGGGCATTTGCAATGTTACCAAGTAGATCAAACTACTGTCTTTTGATAATTGGAGAAGGGGCCTTGCGTGAGTATTTGGAGAGGCTGATTTCTGAGCTGGGGTTATGTGATTTTGTTTTTTTATTGGGATATAGGAAAAATCCATATAAATATCTATCAAGAGCCAATATTTTTGCTTTTACATCACTATACGAAGGATATCCAAATGCGCTAGCTGAAGCTATGGTCTTTGATAATCTTAAAATCATATCTTTTGATTTTAAGGCCGGATCAAAAGAGTTGATAGGTAATGATGAGTATGGTAAAATCGTTAGAAAGTGTGATATAGTTGGATTGTCTCAAGCGATCCTGGATGCTAAAAACAGTAAAAATGTAAAGCATAAAACTTTAAATAGTATAGAGGATTTGGTCCATGATTACAAAAAAATTATTGAGTAA
- a CDS encoding sugar transferase: MIILGEKYTFTSLELEKLRKKFGQVNFLSHENSDAKALRSALENLIKSGDQRLIVLNTAKPVDSKLVRFLTLLQFKTKYKKIKFLNVENFLEIYLHKCYIPENGENLNFLDEIRPYGAFDYALKRMIDYTSCLILFILLFCLKFYVKRKIDEQSPGSLYFLQSRVGLDNKEFECIKFRSMMEDAEKDGAKFASENDERVFEFGEFMRKTRIDEVPQCINVFRGQMHLIGPRPERRHWINFFEKEIPYYNERHIVRPGITGWAQVNYPYGSNTHDAKQKLMYDLYYIKHWSLWLDIKIIVKTIAIVFEKRGV; encoded by the coding sequence ATGATCATCCTTGGCGAAAAATATACTTTTACCAGCCTAGAACTAGAAAAGCTTAGAAAGAAATTTGGTCAAGTAAATTTTTTATCCCATGAAAATAGCGACGCAAAAGCCTTGCGAAGTGCGCTAGAAAATCTAATAAAATCAGGCGATCAAAGACTGATCGTACTAAATACCGCAAAGCCAGTCGATAGTAAATTAGTTAGATTTCTCACGCTTTTGCAGTTTAAAACGAAGTATAAAAAGATAAAATTTCTAAACGTAGAGAATTTTTTAGAAATTTATCTGCACAAATGTTATATCCCAGAAAATGGGGAAAATCTTAATTTTTTAGATGAGATAAGGCCTTATGGTGCTTTTGATTACGCACTGAAGCGAATGATCGATTATACTAGCTGCTTGATACTTTTCATCTTGCTTTTTTGCCTAAAATTTTATGTAAAAAGAAAGATAGACGAGCAATCGCCTGGAAGCCTTTACTTTTTACAAAGTAGAGTTGGGCTAGACAACAAGGAATTTGAGTGCATAAAATTTCGCTCGATGATGGAAGATGCCGAGAAAGATGGGGCAAAATTTGCTAGTGAAAATGATGAGAGAGTGTTTGAGTTTGGCGAATTTATGCGAAAAACTCGTATAGACGAGGTGCCGCAGTGTATAAATGTCTTTCGAGGACAAATGCATCTGATAGGTCCAAGGCCTGAGCGAAGACACTGGATAAATTTCTTTGAAAAAGAGATCCCTTACTACAATGAACGCCACATCGTTCGCCCAGGGATAACTGGCTGGGCACAGGTAAACTACCCTTATGGCTCAAATACACACGACGCCAAACAAAAACTCATGTATGATCTTTATTACATCAAACACTGGTCACTTTGGCTGGATATAAAGATCATAGTAAAAACCATTGCAATAGTATTTGAGAAAAGGGGAGTTTAG
- a CDS encoding triose-phosphate isomerase has protein sequence MRFLANLKCNHTRASFAKYAEILDANLSANDDVTVFPPFSALDGAAHKFKLGAQNFYPCESGAHTGEIGKAMLDEFGVKSVLIGHSERRELGESEELLRAKFDFAVKAGWQIVYCIGENLSVNEAGGTKEFLAEQLKNIDLGYERLLIAYEPVWAIGTGKSASAEQIENVLNFIREQTSAPLLYGGSVNVANIGEIAGIKNCDGVLVGTASWDASGFLELISASSR, from the coding sequence GTGAGGTTTTTAGCAAATTTGAAGTGCAATCACACGAGAGCTAGCTTTGCTAAATACGCTGAAATTTTAGACGCAAATTTAAGCGCAAACGACGACGTGACGGTATTCCCCCCGTTTAGCGCGCTTGATGGCGCGGCTCATAAATTTAAACTCGGCGCGCAAAATTTCTACCCATGCGAAAGCGGCGCTCACACCGGAGAGATCGGTAAGGCGATGCTGGACGAGTTTGGCGTAAAAAGCGTGCTGATCGGGCACTCCGAACGACGCGAGCTTGGCGAGAGCGAGGAGCTTTTGCGAGCTAAATTTGATTTTGCCGTAAAGGCGGGCTGGCAGATCGTCTACTGCATTGGCGAAAATTTGAGCGTGAACGAAGCTGGCGGCACGAAGGAGTTTTTGGCGGAACAGCTAAAAAATATCGACCTTGGCTACGAGCGGCTGCTGATCGCCTACGAGCCCGTCTGGGCGATAGGCACGGGCAAGAGCGCTAGCGCGGAGCAAATTGAGAATGTTTTAAATTTCATCCGCGAGCAGACGAGCGCGCCGCTACTTTACGGCGGAAGCGTAAATGTCGCAAATATCGGCGAGATAGCGGGTATTAAAAACTGCGACGGAGTACTAGTAGGTACGGCAAGCTGGGACGCTTCTGGTTTCTTGGAACTTATTAGCGCGTCATCTCGCTGA
- the nadD gene encoding nicotinate (nicotinamide) nucleotide adenylyltransferase, which translates to MKLALFGGSFDPVHLGHDSIVKMALSSLDIDKLIIMPTFISPFKSEFSAPPELRLKWIREIWGGLEKVEISDYEINLARPVPTIETVKYLYEKFKIEKFYLIIGADHLATLNKWHGYEELKSLVQFVIAKRNHIEIPRNLQKMDVHVDVSSSQIRHQKGLDELPSKIKDEIINFYQGLKMQERSMQERTESIVKVLDAKKAEEIQVFDMSGDDYFVKAVVIATTLGERHAYSLAEDLKEELKPIGEKFIGTESSPDWIVMDLGDILIHLLSPAYRAKYNIEEFLQKLKTSKES; encoded by the coding sequence ATGAAGTTAGCACTTTTTGGCGGGAGCTTTGATCCGGTTCATTTAGGACACGATAGCATTGTGAAAATGGCACTAAGTAGCCTAGATATCGACAAGCTCATCATCATGCCAACTTTTATAAGTCCCTTTAAGAGCGAATTTTCAGCTCCGCCAGAGCTTCGCCTAAAGTGGATAAGAGAAATTTGGGGCGGCCTAGAGAAGGTCGAGATCTCAGACTATGAGATAAATTTGGCTCGCCCAGTGCCTACCATAGAGACGGTTAAGTATTTGTATGAGAAATTTAAGATAGAAAAATTTTATCTCATAATAGGTGCGGACCACCTAGCCACGCTTAATAAGTGGCATGGCTACGAGGAGCTAAAAAGCTTAGTGCAGTTTGTGATCGCCAAGCGCAATCACATAGAAATTCCACGTAATCTACAAAAAATGGACGTGCACGTGGACGTTAGCTCGTCGCAGATCAGGCACCAAAAGGGGCTTGATGAGCTGCCTAGCAAGATAAAAGATGAAATTATAAATTTTTACCAAGGATTAAAGATGCAAGAGAGATCGATGCAAGAGCGCACCGAAAGTATAGTTAAGGTTTTAGATGCAAAAAAGGCTGAAGAGATACAAGTGTTTGATATGAGTGGAGATGATTATTTCGTAAAAGCCGTAGTTATCGCTACCACGCTTGGCGAGAGGCACGCTTACTCGCTGGCTGAGGATCTAAAAGAGGAGCTTAAGCCTATTGGAGAGAAATTTATAGGCACGGAGAGCTCGCCTGATTGGATCGTGATGGACCTTGGCGACATCTTGATACATCTTTTAAGCCCAGCTTACAGGGCAAAATACAACATCGAAGAGTTTTTGCAAAAGCTAAAAACTAGCAAAGAGTCTTAA
- a CDS encoding YeiH family protein, which translates to MSHKFLAVLVLALISAISFALSNTILAKFHTSPLIISIILGAIFANLFTKQTQILKSSGVVAIAGKQILRLGIILFGFNISLSEIASVGTLGVIYAAFMVFATFCFALFTAKALGLSKDSAVLIGSGASICGAAAVMATQNEIKADANKLAIAICTVVLFGTIGMFIYPFIAKFLALTPHQTGFFIGGSLHEVAHVVAASAAFDSTASSTAVIIKMLRVIMLVPFLFLLNFLNLSQNSGGSKLKSIPWFALFFLVAICVRSLPFFPENLVQILKLAASICLCVAMCALGFGIDRSIFKATGKKPFLLAFFIFLWLICSSLVFVKTLC; encoded by the coding sequence ATGTCTCATAAATTTCTTGCTGTGCTTGTTTTAGCGCTGATCTCTGCCATTTCTTTTGCGCTCTCAAACACGATTTTAGCTAAATTTCACACCAGCCCGCTCATTATCTCTATCATTTTAGGCGCCATTTTTGCAAATCTTTTCACCAAACAGACACAAATTTTAAAATCTAGTGGCGTCGTAGCGATCGCTGGGAAGCAAATTTTAAGGCTAGGCATCATACTTTTTGGCTTTAACATAAGCCTTAGCGAGATCGCAAGTGTCGGCACTCTTGGCGTGATATATGCAGCTTTTATGGTCTTTGCGACCTTTTGTTTTGCACTTTTTACCGCTAAGGCTTTGGGGCTTAGCAAAGATAGTGCCGTGCTCATTGGCTCAGGGGCAAGCATATGCGGCGCAGCTGCTGTTATGGCTACTCAAAATGAGATAAAAGCAGACGCAAACAAGCTTGCTATCGCCATTTGCACGGTGGTGCTCTTTGGGACGATTGGTATGTTTATCTATCCATTTATCGCTAAATTTCTAGCTCTCACGCCACACCAAACCGGCTTTTTTATCGGTGGCTCACTTCATGAGGTAGCCCATGTAGTCGCAGCCTCAGCAGCATTTGATAGCACAGCAAGCAGCACCGCCGTCATCATAAAAATGCTTCGTGTCATCATGCTAGTACCATTTTTGTTTTTGCTAAATTTCTTAAATTTAAGCCAAAATAGCGGCGGCTCAAAGCTAAAGAGCATACCATGGTTTGCGCTATTTTTCTTAGTGGCGATCTGCGTTAGATCTTTGCCATTTTTCCCTGAAAATTTGGTGCAAATTTTAAAGCTAGCAGCTAGCATTTGCCTTTGCGTCGCGATGTGTGCTTTGGGGTTTGGGATAGATAGAAGCATTTTTAAAGCGACGGGCAAAAAGCCATTTTTGCTAGCATTTTTTATATTTTTATGGCTTATTTGCTCATCGCTTGTTTTTGTTAAGACTCTTTGCTAG
- a CDS encoding sulfatase-like hydrolase/transferase: MITKKLLSKYLLLFLCSLVVFVGINSLSNFAFFNIMDVLYQPHGPKGLLKVSIYVASYLFVFANLIFILFMKNGVIFKILIFALFILLNVDIVYYLIDKNGTGISMHQIVLAYHETSHILGAFWAYSGAIIISLLISVTVLFTIKIIRKFIDIKFFYIPIIMLPLSLVGSYMVFNKSAYAAYEYPFFTKIPMYIYAAKHNGYFDIKFKARDALTIRPDGAAKYKNIILIVDESVRGDYLSINGFNMQTTPFLDTYDNVVSLGIASSGGNNSAPSQYIIRNGVQMRDLPDNKFATLAIPNIFQYAKNANFHTYYLDSQVEYQQLQNFMSSYDLEYIDEYFTIKDRKPFYYLDRKLIPKIKTILSSNDHNFIYIVKYGSHVPWKMNYPENSATFSPVLENMESVEFSNRDRAINTYVNSLRWSMDGFFKELLSNISLDDTIIIYTSDHGINIAESGTTMHYGMELNPPKTTATVPILLFAKDITSKYKFDKNIYSHFMIFPSILDLMGYDKDVYHKYNYSFFSDSVSGEQVRSFYSGNVFGNGYKNAFDDKGAQ; the protein is encoded by the coding sequence ATGATTACAAAAAAATTATTGAGTAAATATTTGTTATTATTTTTATGTTCGCTTGTTGTTTTTGTTGGCATAAATTCATTGAGTAATTTTGCTTTTTTTAATATTATGGATGTGCTGTATCAACCGCATGGACCTAAGGGGTTGCTAAAAGTATCAATATATGTTGCATCTTACTTGTTTGTATTTGCTAATCTTATATTTATCTTATTTATGAAAAATGGTGTGATATTTAAAATTTTGATATTTGCATTATTTATTTTACTTAATGTGGATATCGTATATTATCTTATTGATAAGAATGGTACTGGAATTTCTATGCACCAGATAGTACTTGCCTATCATGAAACATCTCATATATTAGGTGCTTTTTGGGCTTATTCTGGGGCAATAATAATTTCACTGCTAATATCTGTAACTGTCTTGTTTACAATAAAAATTATACGAAAATTTATAGATATTAAATTTTTCTACATTCCAATTATTATGCTGCCACTTTCATTGGTTGGGTCATATATGGTCTTTAATAAGTCAGCGTATGCAGCATATGAGTATCCATTTTTTACAAAAATACCTATGTATATATACGCAGCTAAACATAATGGCTATTTTGATATCAAATTTAAAGCAAGGGATGCTTTGACTATCCGTCCAGACGGTGCTGCAAAATATAAGAATATTATTTTAATTGTTGATGAAAGTGTAAGGGGAGATTATCTATCTATCAATGGATTTAACATGCAGACCACTCCTTTTCTTGATACATATGATAATGTCGTTAGTTTGGGCATAGCTTCTTCTGGTGGCAATAACTCTGCGCCATCTCAATACATAATAAGAAATGGTGTCCAGATGCGAGATTTGCCAGATAATAAATTTGCTACATTGGCAATCCCTAATATATTTCAATATGCAAAAAATGCAAATTTCCACACATACTATCTAGATAGTCAGGTGGAGTATCAGCAACTACAAAATTTTATGTCTAGCTACGATCTAGAATACATAGATGAGTATTTTACTATTAAAGATAGAAAACCATTTTATTATTTGGATAGAAAGTTGATACCAAAAATAAAGACAATACTATCATCAAATGACCATAATTTTATTTATATCGTGAAATATGGCTCTCATGTTCCATGGAAGATGAACTATCCAGAAAATTCAGCCACCTTTTCACCCGTCCTTGAAAACATGGAGTCGGTTGAATTTAGCAATAGGGATAGAGCTATAAACACATATGTAAATAGCCTAAGATGGAGTATGGATGGGTTCTTTAAAGAATTATTAAGCAATATATCTTTGGATGATACGATTATTATTTATACTTCTGATCATGGGATCAATATAGCAGAGAGCGGCACTACTATGCACTATGGAATGGAGCTAAATCCGCCAAAGACAACGGCAACTGTTCCTATATTGCTTTTTGCAAAAGACATCACTAGTAAATATAAATTTGATAAAAATATATATAGCCATTTTATGATTTTTCCATCTATATTGGACTTGATGGGGTATGACAAAGATGTTTATCATAAATACAACTATAGTTTTTTCAGTGATAGTGTCAGCGGAGAACAAGTCAGATCTTTTTATTCTGGTAATGTCTTTGGTAATGGATACAAAAATGCATTTGACGACAAGGGTGCGCAATGA
- a CDS encoding glycosyltransferase family 2 protein: MSVTIIMPSYDSEKFIIESIESVLAQTYSNWELIIVDDCSPDDSNKIITKYVDSDGRIKLIKLQKNSGPAVARNTAIEAASGRYIAFLDSDDVWLPNKLETQINFMHNNDLAFTYSSYRLVGEDNEHLGVFITKDKISYFDMLKTCSVGCLTAIYDTKKIGKQYMPLILKRQDYGLWLKILKLIGETKGISEPLATYRIRKNSVSSNKVKAAKYQWKIYRDIEKLSFLKSLYYFVFYAYNGVTKYKK, from the coding sequence ATGAGCGTTACTATTATTATGCCGTCATATGACTCTGAAAAATTTATTATAGAGTCAATAGAGTCCGTTCTGGCGCAAACATATTCTAACTGGGAGCTAATAATTGTAGATGATTGTTCGCCAGATGATTCAAATAAGATAATAACAAAGTATGTTGATAGCGATGGCCGTATAAAATTAATAAAATTACAAAAAAATAGCGGTCCAGCTGTGGCTAGAAATACGGCTATAGAAGCTGCAAGTGGTAGATATATAGCTTTTTTAGACTCTGATGATGTGTGGCTGCCAAACAAACTTGAAACTCAAATAAATTTTATGCATAATAATGATCTGGCTTTTACATATAGTTCGTATAGGCTTGTTGGAGAGGATAATGAACACTTAGGTGTTTTTATCACAAAAGATAAAATTTCATATTTTGATATGTTAAAAACATGCAGTGTGGGATGCTTAACTGCAATATATGACACAAAAAAAATAGGTAAACAATATATGCCACTGATCTTAAAAAGACAAGATTATGGGTTGTGGTTGAAAATATTAAAGCTTATTGGCGAGACTAAGGGTATTTCGGAGCCACTGGCTACCTATAGAATTCGTAAAAATTCAGTATCTTCAAACAAGGTAAAAGCAGCCAAATACCAGTGGAAAATTTATAGAGATATAGAGAAGCTAAGCTTTTTAAAAAGCTTATATTATTTTGTATTTTACGCCTACAATGGGGTAACTAAATACAAAAAATAA
- the gap gene encoding type I glyceraldehyde-3-phosphate dehydrogenase: MSVKVAINGFGRIGRCAARIILERDDVELVAINDTATRDMTRYLLKYDSVHGEFKQDVKVISDDFIEVNGKKIRVFSTRDLNELSYADYGADVVLECTGKFLTTEKCEPYLARGIKKVVMSAPAKDDTATFVVGVNDDKYAGEAIVSNASCTTNGLAPVAKVLNDKFGIVKGLMTTIHAYTNGQSLVDVKAKDFRRSRAAALNIGPTTTGAAKAIAKVLPELNGKMHGQSVRVPVANVSMVDLTAVLKRPASKEEINEAFRAAAESNLKGILFVDDDYRVSSDFCTSAYSSIVASDTTQVIADDMVKVFAWYDNEWGYSTRLVDLAKIVATK; this comes from the coding sequence ATGTCAGTTAAAGTAGCAATAAACGGCTTCGGGCGTATCGGCAGGTGCGCTGCTCGTATTATTTTAGAGCGAGACGACGTTGAGCTTGTCGCTATCAACGACACGGCGACGCGCGACATGACGCGCTATCTGCTCAAATACGACAGCGTGCACGGCGAATTTAAGCAAGACGTTAAGGTGATAAGCGACGATTTTATAGAAGTAAACGGCAAAAAGATAAGAGTTTTTTCAACAAGAGATCTAAACGAGCTTAGCTACGCAGACTACGGCGCAGACGTGGTTTTGGAGTGTACGGGCAAGTTTTTGACCACTGAAAAATGCGAGCCTTATCTAGCTCGCGGCATCAAAAAAGTCGTCATGAGCGCTCCGGCAAAAGACGACACGGCGACGTTTGTAGTCGGCGTAAACGATGATAAATACGCAGGCGAAGCGATCGTCTCAAACGCAAGCTGCACCACAAACGGCCTAGCGCCCGTCGCAAAGGTGCTAAACGATAAATTCGGCATCGTAAAAGGGCTGATGACCACGATCCACGCTTATACGAACGGACAGAGCCTAGTAGACGTAAAGGCTAAAGACTTCCGCCGCTCGCGCGCTGCGGCCCTAAATATCGGGCCTACGACCACCGGAGCGGCAAAAGCGATCGCAAAAGTACTTCCCGAGCTAAACGGCAAGATGCACGGACAAAGCGTGCGCGTACCGGTAGCAAACGTTTCTATGGTCGATCTAACGGCGGTTTTAAAAAGGCCGGCTAGCAAAGAGGAGATAAACGAGGCGTTTAGAGCGGCTGCCGAGTCGAATTTGAAGGGAATTTTATTCGTCGATGACGATTATAGGGTTAGTAGCGACTTTTGCACGAGCGCATACAGCAGCATCGTGGCTAGCGACACTACGCAGGTCATCGCTGATGATATGGTAAAGGTCTTTGCGTGGTACGACAACGAGTGGGGTTACTCGACAAGGCTTGTAGACCTAGCTAAGATCGTAGCTACGAAGTAA